From one Enterobacter kobei genomic stretch:
- the htpX gene encoding protease HtpX — MMRIALFLLTNLAVMVVFGLVLSLTGIQSSSIQGLLIMALLFGFGGSIISLMMSKWMALKSVGGEVIEQPRNDMERWLMQTVEQQSRQAGIAMPQVAIYHAPDINAFATGASRNASLVAVSTGLLQNMSRDEAEAVIAHEISHVANGDMVTMTLVQGVVNTFVIFISRILAQLAAGFLGGNREEGEESNGNPMIYFVVAMVLELVFGILASIITMWFSRHREFHADAGSARLVGREKMIAALQRLKTSYEPQEASTMMAFCINGKSKSLSELFMTHPPLDKRIEALRSGAYLK, encoded by the coding sequence ATGATGCGGATCGCGCTTTTCCTGCTGACCAACCTGGCCGTGATGGTGGTTTTCGGGCTGGTGCTCAGCCTGACAGGCATTCAGTCCAGCAGTATTCAGGGTTTGTTAATCATGGCGCTGCTTTTCGGTTTTGGCGGATCCATCATTTCGCTGATGATGTCGAAATGGATGGCGCTGAAATCCGTGGGTGGGGAAGTCATTGAGCAGCCGCGTAACGATATGGAACGCTGGCTGATGCAGACTGTCGAGCAGCAATCCCGCCAGGCCGGGATCGCCATGCCACAGGTCGCTATATATCACGCACCGGATATTAACGCTTTTGCTACTGGTGCCAGCCGTAATGCCTCGCTGGTGGCGGTGAGCACCGGCCTTTTACAGAACATGAGCCGCGACGAAGCGGAAGCCGTTATCGCGCACGAAATCAGTCACGTGGCGAACGGCGACATGGTGACCATGACGCTGGTGCAGGGTGTGGTGAACACCTTTGTGATCTTCATTTCCCGTATTCTGGCACAACTGGCGGCGGGCTTCCTTGGCGGTAACCGCGAAGAGGGGGAAGAGAGCAATGGCAACCCGATGATCTATTTTGTGGTGGCGATGGTGCTGGAGCTGGTGTTCGGTATTCTGGCCAGCATCATTACCATGTGGTTCTCGCGTCATCGTGAATTCCATGCCGATGCTGGTTCTGCCCGTCTGGTAGGGCGTGAGAAAATGATCGCGGCGCTGCAACGTCTGAAAACCAGCTATGAGCCGCAGGAAGCCAGCACCATGATGGCCTTCTGCATTAACGGTAAATCTAAATCGCTCAGCGAGCTGTTTATGACGCACCCGCCGCTGGATAAACGTATCGAAGCGCTGCGTAGCGGCGCTTACCTGAAATAA
- the kdgR gene encoding DNA-binding transcriptional regulator KdgR, producing MAIADLDKQPDSVSSVLKVFGILQALGEEREIGITELSQRVMMSKSTVYRFLQTMKSLGYVAQEGESEKYSLTLKLFELGARALQNVDLIRSADIQMRELSRLTKETIHLGALDEDSIVYIHKIDSMYNLRMYSRIGRRNPLYSTAIGKVLLAWRDRDEVKQILEGVEYKRSTDRTITSTEDLLPMLDIVREQGYGEDNEEQEEGLRCIGVPVFDRFGVVIAGLSISFPTLRFSEEHLHEYVAMLHTAARKISEQMGYNDYPF from the coding sequence ATGGCAATCGCAGATTTGGATAAGCAGCCAGATTCTGTCTCTTCAGTTCTGAAGGTTTTTGGCATCCTGCAGGCGCTCGGCGAAGAGCGTGAAATTGGTATTACCGAACTGTCGCAGCGGGTCATGATGTCAAAAAGCACTGTTTATCGCTTTTTGCAGACCATGAAATCGCTGGGTTATGTGGCGCAGGAAGGGGAGTCAGAAAAGTATTCGCTGACGCTGAAGCTGTTTGAACTGGGCGCACGGGCGCTACAGAATGTGGATCTGATCCGCAGCGCAGATATTCAGATGCGTGAATTGTCCCGTCTGACCAAAGAGACAATCCACTTGGGCGCGCTGGATGAAGACAGCATTGTCTACATCCACAAAATCGATTCCATGTACAACCTGCGCATGTATTCACGCATTGGCCGTCGCAATCCGTTGTACAGCACCGCGATTGGTAAAGTGCTGCTGGCATGGCGCGATCGTGACGAAGTGAAGCAGATCCTGGAAGGCGTGGAGTATAAACGCAGTACCGATCGCACCATCACTTCGACCGAGGATCTGCTGCCGATGCTGGATATCGTGCGTGAGCAGGGGTATGGCGAAGATAATGAAGAACAGGAAGAAGGCCTGCGCTGCATCGGCGTACCGGTATTTGACCGTTTTGGCGTGGTAATTGCCGGGCTGAGTATTTCCTTCCCGACGTTGCGTTTCTCTGAAGAGCATCTGCACGAATACGTTGCGATGCTGCACACTGCCGCACGTAAAATCTCCGAACAGATGGGTTATAACGACTACCCGTTCTGA
- a CDS encoding YobH family protein, with protein sequence MTVRVIMIIALLWIGVLLSGYGVLVGSKENAAGLGLQCRYLTAQGFSTAQYIHSDSGIIGFTNCPVLRKSNTVID encoded by the coding sequence ATGACCGTTCGCGTAATTATGATCATCGCCCTGCTGTGGATTGGCGTGTTGCTGAGTGGATACGGCGTGCTGGTAGGCAGCAAAGAAAACGCCGCCGGGCTGGGTTTACAGTGTCGCTATCTGACGGCTCAGGGTTTCAGCACTGCGCAGTATATTCATAGCGACAGCGGAATTATTGGTTTTACGAATTGCCCGGTACTGCGTAAAAGCAACACCGTGATTGATTAA
- the mgrB gene encoding PhoP/PhoQ regulator MgrB, translating into MRKFRWLIVIAALVACLLLWTQMLNVMCDQDVQFFSGICVINKFIPW; encoded by the coding sequence GTGAGAAAATTTCGGTGGCTTATCGTGATCGCCGCGCTGGTTGCCTGCCTGTTGCTGTGGACCCAGATGCTTAACGTGATGTGCGATCAGGATGTGCAGTTTTTCAGCGGCATCTGCGTTATCAATAAATTTATTCCCTGGTGA
- a CDS encoding YebO family protein: protein MNEVLNSGALNLASLVVSLVVLVAGLILWFFVNRLSSRTSEQIELLEALLDQQKRQTALLRRLCEANEPEKDEPEKAVNVQADGDDFIRLVAER from the coding sequence ATGAACGAAGTACTGAATTCGGGCGCGTTGAATCTTGCGTCTCTTGTCGTATCGCTGGTGGTGCTGGTCGCAGGGCTTATCCTGTGGTTTTTCGTTAATCGTCTGAGCTCACGCACCAGTGAGCAGATCGAACTGCTTGAAGCGCTGCTCGATCAGCAAAAGCGGCAAACCGCGTTGCTCCGCCGTTTGTGCGAAGCGAATGAACCTGAAAAAGACGAACCGGAAAAAGCGGTCAATGTTCAGGCCGATGGTGACGATTTTATTCGTCTGGTCGCCGAGCGCTGA
- a CDS encoding MBL fold metallo-hydrolase: MVWKNPWYNPALPHHTPDGFRNLSETEHQPGDVERWRKARRAAGLPLAPQGGYAAFIDNWWQRATISGEDDRVWWLGHTSMLLRLDGAFLLIDPVFSQRASPVSFSGPQRKTPPSLSVNELPALDAILISHNHYDHLDKRTLRALVKRFPDVTLFVPLGLGDWCRRRGVRHVVELDWWEQRTIKGLTLSAVPAQHWSMRTLWDRNRSLWCGWVVASPTQRFWFTGDTGFTPTLAEIPDRLGPFDMVALPAGAYAPRWFMASHHMDPQQAMQLWKLAGEPLAFPVHWGVFELADESLDEPVRELRHELNDAGAQRDNFRILKIGQYLSFPVKISS, from the coding sequence ATGGTCTGGAAAAACCCCTGGTATAATCCTGCTCTGCCGCATCACACCCCTGATGGCTTTCGTAATCTGTCCGAAACCGAACACCAACCAGGGGACGTGGAACGCTGGCGTAAAGCACGCCGCGCCGCCGGATTGCCGTTAGCGCCACAGGGTGGCTATGCCGCCTTTATCGACAACTGGTGGCAGCGCGCCACGATTTCCGGTGAAGACGATCGCGTCTGGTGGCTTGGTCATACCAGTATGCTGTTACGACTCGACGGCGCTTTTCTGCTGATCGACCCGGTATTTTCACAACGTGCCTCGCCGGTAAGCTTCAGCGGACCGCAGCGTAAAACGCCGCCGTCGCTGAGCGTCAACGAGTTACCCGCCCTTGATGCCATTCTGATCTCCCACAACCATTATGATCACCTTGATAAACGCACGCTTCGCGCGCTGGTAAAGCGTTTTCCAGACGTCACGCTGTTTGTCCCGCTCGGTCTGGGTGACTGGTGCCGCCGTCGCGGAGTGCGCCACGTGGTGGAACTTGACTGGTGGGAGCAACGCACCATTAAAGGCCTGACCCTGAGTGCAGTCCCTGCGCAGCACTGGAGTATGCGCACCCTGTGGGATCGTAATCGCTCATTATGGTGTGGCTGGGTGGTCGCCTCCCCGACGCAGCGCTTCTGGTTTACTGGCGATACAGGATTTACGCCAACGCTGGCTGAAATACCTGACCGCCTCGGTCCCTTCGATATGGTGGCGCTGCCGGCAGGGGCTTATGCACCCCGCTGGTTCATGGCGTCGCATCATATGGATCCGCAACAGGCGATGCAGCTCTGGAAGCTGGCCGGTGAACCACTGGCTTTCCCGGTGCACTGGGGTGTTTTTGAACTGGCGGATGAATCGCTTGATGAGCCAGTTCGTGAACTACGCCACGAATTAAACGACGCGGGAGCACAGCGTGATAACTTTCGCATCCTGAAAATTGGTCAGTATTTATCCTTCCCTGTGAAAATATCTTCATAA
- the cspE gene encoding transcription antiterminator/RNA stability regulator CspE: MAKIKGQVKWFNESKGFGFITPADGSKDVFVHFSAIQGNGFKTLAEGQNVEFEIQDGQKGPAAVNVTAI, translated from the coding sequence ATGGCAAAGATTAAAGGTCAAGTTAAGTGGTTCAACGAATCTAAAGGTTTTGGTTTCATTACTCCTGCTGACGGCAGCAAAGATGTGTTCGTACACTTCTCTGCAATCCAGGGTAACGGCTTCAAAACGCTGGCTGAAGGCCAGAACGTTGAGTTCGAAATTCAGGATGGCCAGAAAGGCCCGGCAGCAGTTAACGTTACCGCTATCTGA
- the ftsI gene encoding peptidoglycan glycosyltransferase FtsI, whose product MKKNSVTRNFTPLRFTLLCIAILFSLGILLGRTAWLQIIAPDTLVRQEDMRSLREVKVASPRGMIVDRNGLPLAVSVPVDAIWADPKVIQEKGGVKDDGRWQALANALHMPLGELSSTLAQHAQSRFVYLARQLDPQQAQWIDHLNLPGINLQTESRRFYPGGHVAANLIGFTNIDGQGIEGVEKSFNGQLTGKPGLREVRKDRYGHVIENITETPAVPAQTVTLSIDKRLQTLTEDALDNAVTWNKAASGAAVLVKVQTGEVLAMANYPDFNPNNRSGATLDDFRNRAISDTFEPGSTVKPMVLMTALQQGIVQPDSVVDTHPYVIDGHRIRDVGYYPELTLTGILQKSSDTGVSRLSLAMPIQKLLDTYKNFGFGTPTGLGLTGESHGSLPVRRYWGQLDRATFSFGYGLMVTPLQLAHVYATIGSFGLARPLSITRVDPPVMGTQVMPANIVHQVEHMMESVALPGGGGTKAAVRDYRVAVKTGTAKKIGDDGKYVDKYVAYTAGVAPASQPEYALVVVIDDPKNGAYYGGAVSAPVFSEIMTRVLRVENVEPDGLRPGDDHLLVLNSANAADVTR is encoded by the coding sequence GTGAAAAAGAACAGCGTTACCCGCAATTTTACTCCCCTGCGTTTTACTCTGCTGTGCATCGCCATTCTCTTTTCGCTTGGCATACTGCTGGGGCGAACCGCCTGGCTGCAAATCATCGCCCCGGACACGCTGGTCAGGCAGGAAGATATGCGTTCCCTGCGCGAAGTGAAAGTCGCCTCGCCCCGCGGCATGATTGTCGATCGTAATGGCTTGCCGCTCGCGGTCAGCGTGCCCGTGGATGCCATCTGGGCCGATCCTAAAGTTATCCAGGAAAAGGGCGGCGTGAAGGATGACGGACGCTGGCAGGCGCTGGCGAACGCGCTGCATATGCCACTCGGCGAACTGTCCTCGACGCTCGCCCAGCACGCGCAGTCGCGTTTTGTCTATCTGGCGCGCCAGCTGGATCCGCAGCAGGCGCAATGGATAGATCATCTCAATTTGCCAGGTATTAACCTGCAAACGGAATCGCGCCGTTTCTATCCCGGTGGACATGTTGCCGCCAATCTCATTGGTTTTACGAATATCGACGGGCAGGGTATTGAAGGCGTCGAGAAAAGCTTTAACGGACAACTGACCGGCAAGCCTGGCCTGCGTGAAGTGCGTAAGGATCGCTACGGGCATGTGATTGAAAACATCACCGAAACGCCCGCGGTACCGGCGCAGACCGTGACGCTGAGCATCGATAAACGTCTGCAAACGCTGACGGAAGATGCGCTGGATAATGCTGTCACCTGGAACAAAGCGGCGTCCGGCGCGGCGGTACTGGTGAAAGTGCAGACCGGGGAAGTGCTGGCGATGGCGAATTATCCGGATTTCAATCCTAATAACCGCAGCGGCGCGACGCTGGATGATTTCCGCAATCGCGCCATCAGCGATACCTTCGAACCCGGGTCAACGGTGAAGCCAATGGTGCTGATGACCGCGTTACAGCAGGGGATCGTGCAGCCCGACAGCGTAGTCGATACCCACCCCTATGTCATTGACGGGCACCGTATTCGCGACGTCGGCTATTACCCGGAACTGACACTGACCGGCATCCTGCAGAAATCGAGCGATACCGGCGTATCACGGTTGTCGCTGGCGATGCCGATCCAGAAGCTGCTCGATACCTATAAAAACTTTGGTTTTGGTACGCCCACCGGCCTTGGTCTGACTGGCGAAAGTCACGGCAGCCTGCCGGTGCGGCGTTACTGGGGACAGCTCGATCGCGCCACTTTCTCCTTCGGCTATGGCCTGATGGTGACGCCATTACAACTGGCGCATGTCTATGCCACTATCGGCAGCTTTGGGCTGGCGCGTCCGTTGTCGATCACCCGCGTCGACCCGCCGGTCATGGGCACGCAGGTGATGCCCGCTAATATTGTGCATCAAGTGGAACATATGATGGAGAGCGTTGCGCTGCCGGGTGGTGGTGGCACCAAAGCAGCTGTGCGCGATTATCGGGTGGCGGTAAAAACCGGCACGGCGAAGAAAATCGGTGACGACGGCAAATACGTCGATAAATACGTCGCCTATACCGCCGGGGTCGCTCCCGCCAGTCAGCCTGAGTATGCGCTGGTGGTGGTGATTGACGATCCGAAAAACGGTGCCTATTACGGCGGTGCGGTGTCAGCGCCGGTATTCAGCGAGATTATGACCCGGGTGCTGCGTGTTGAGAACGTCGAACCCGATGGCCTGCGCCCCGGAGACGATCACCTGCTGGTGCTCAATTCCGCCAATGCGGCTGACGTCACGCGCTAA